A region from the Lolium perenne isolate Kyuss_39 chromosome 4, Kyuss_2.0, whole genome shotgun sequence genome encodes:
- the LOC127295629 gene encoding uncharacterized protein, translating to MPPKAPARKMRAKKTKPPGMSNAEWAADEKRREVETSARAERVKRAAAKRSAEAAQDEQARLISMAYSGGMFPGQWPTQGTTSSPSSFSPSLYSPSPTAVFQEGAYVQPSKPTPSPPELDVGGGGLFEGTSPALRRGPLTFGAMAAPNEEEIHEMITSGSTAAAASPGFFMTAAAACPGFFTQEETRATAAVAARNEHREDVADGSQAVEEEGEEEEEPTEAAANLSKGKKKRKKDSPPAEPRIKWTPKEEECLAEAWMTVSTNGIIGANQSFDTYWFRVRQAYEERKLVDPYFNKTNMNVYRGDKAMATHWGIMQTACSKWHGVQEEIDKRPISGHDLEQRLRRALDMYTDDTGLQFKFLNVYARLEKCEKWKEVRTSLSKSKTEQYNPNAPPACAAEGRPELELCLSKTNGESSHRLRGKFC from the exons atgccgccgaaggcgccggcgaggaagatgcgggcgaagaagacgaagccgccgggcatgtcgaacgccgagtgggcggcggacgagaaacggcgcgaggtggaaacaagcgccagggcggagagggtgaaaagagccgccgccaagaggtcggcggaggcggcccaggacgaacaagcgaggctgatcagcatggcctatagcggcggcatgttccccggccaatggccgacgcaaggtacaacaagttccccgtcttccttctcgccttcgctgtactcgccgtcgccgactgccgtgttccaagagggcgcctacgtccaaccgtccaagcccacaccgtcgccgcccgagcttgacgtcggcggcggcggcctgttcgagggcacctcgccggccctgcgacgagggccgctcacgttcggtgcgatggcggcgccgaacgaagaggagatccacgagatgatcacctccggctccaccgccgccgctgcgagcccggggttcttcatgaccgccgccgctgcgtgcccggggttcttcacgcaagaggagacgagggcgacggcagctgtggcggcgcgcaacgagcatcgggaggatgttgccgacggaagccaagccgtcgaagaagaaggcgaggaagaagaagagccaactgaagccgccgccaacctgtcgaaggggaagaagaagaggaagaaggactcgccgcctgccgaaccgcgtatcaaatggacgccgaaggaagaggagtgcctcgccgaagcttggatgaccgtgtccacgaacggcataatcggggccaatcagtcgttcgacacataCTGGTTTCGAGTGAGGCAGGCGTACGAGGAACGCAagctcgtcgatccctacttcaacaagacgaacatgaacgtgtaccggggagacaaggcgatggccacccattgggggatcatgcagacggcgtgcagcaaatggcacggcgtacaggaggagatcgacaaacggccgatcagcggccacgacttggagcaaaGG ctgcgccgagctttggacatgtacacggacgacaccggcctgcagttcaagttcctcaacgtctacgcccgcctcgagaagtgcgagaagtggaaggaagttCGCACGTCCCTCTCGAAaagcaagaccgagcagtacaaccccaaCGCTCCGCCGGCTtgcgcggcggaagggcgccctgagctcg AACTATGCCTTAGTAAAACAAATGGAGAATCATCTCACAGGCTGAGAGGCAAATTCTGCTAA
- the LOC127295630 gene encoding probable glycosyltransferase 5, translating into MEEQHDGKSAGNRRSRQYYYGFPAGTTIPLVFVLLVAGSLFLILGPSNSVLTLPTLRVVFNNPIHITAAATPPPPAPPPAASNASEEDIEDIGLPPPRQLSDPPYSLGRAIPDYDARRSAWLAAHPEFPARVHPAGRPRVLLVTGSAPYRCPDPDGDHLLLRAFKNKADYSRVHGLEVFYNTAFLDHEMSGFWAKLPLLRSLMMAHPEVEFIWWMDSDAVFTDMAFELPWERYAAHNLVVHGWEAKMYEEKSWVGINTGSFLIRNCQWSLDLLHAIAPMGARGPVRDMHGELFAKELSGRPPFEADDQSALIYLLVTQREKWGSKVFFENSYELNGFWELIVDRYEEMRREGRWPLVTHFVGCKPCRRYADSYPADRCRLGMERAFNFADDQILKLYGFGHESLNGTAVQRVGNDTGGPLDAEDQELGRLLHPTFRAVAKTA; encoded by the coding sequence atggaggaacaGCACGACGGCAAGTCAGCCGGGAACCGGCGATCCCGGCAGTACTACTATGGCTTCCCGGCAGGCACTACCATCCCCCTCGTCTTCGTTCTCCTGGTCGCCGGCTCGCTGTTCCTCATCCTCGGCCCCAGCAACTCCGTGCTCACCCTCCCCACCCTCCGCGTCGTCTTCAACAACCCCATCCACATCACCGCCGCAGCTACTCCGCCaccgccagcgccgccgcctgcaGCAAGCAACGCGAGCGAGGAGGACATCGAGGACATTGGCCTCCCGCCGCCCCGGCAGCTGAGTGACCCGCCTTACTCGCTGGGCCGCGCCATCCCGGACTACGACGCGCGCCGGTCCGCGTGGCTCGCCGCGCACCCAGAGTTCCCGGCGCGCGTGCATCCCGCGGGCCGTCCCCGCGTGCTGCTCGTGACGGGCTCCGCGCCGTACCGGTGCCCGGACCCCGACGGCGACCACCTGCTGCTGCGCGCGTTCAAGAACAAGGCGGACTACAGCCGCGTCCACGGCCTGGAGGTGTTCTACAACACGGCGTTCCTGGACCACGAGATGTCCGGGTTCTGGGCGAAGCTGCCGCTGCTGCGGTCGCTGATGATGGCGCACCCGGAGGTGGAGTTCATCTGGTGGATGGACTCGGACGCGGTGTTCACGGACATGGCGTTCGAGCTGCCGTGGGAGCGGTACGCGGCGCACAACCTCGTGGTCCACGGGTGGGAGGCCAAGATGTACGAGGAGAAGAGCTGGGTCGGCATCAACACCGGCAGCTTCCTCATCCGCAACTGCCAGTGGTCGCTCGACCTCCTCCACGCGATAGCGCCCATGGGGGCCCGCGGGCCCGTGCGCGACATGCACGGCGAGCTCTTCGCCAAGGAGCTCTCCGGCCGCCCGCCGTTCGAGGCCGACGACCAGTCGGCGCTCATCTACCTGCTCGTCACGCAGCGGGAGAAGTGGGGCAGCAAGGTGTTCTTCGAGAACTCGTACGAACTCAACGGGTTCTGGGAGCTCATAGTGGACAGGTACGAGGAGATGCGGCGGGAGGGGCGGTGGCCGCTGGTGACGCACTTCGTCGGATGCAAGCCATGCCGGCGGTACGCGGACAGCTACCCGGCGGACCGGTGCCGTCTAGGGATGGAGCGCGCCTTCAACTTCGCCGATGACCAGATACTGAAGTTGTACGGGTTCGGGCACGAGTCGCTCAACGGCACCGCCGTGCAGCGCGTCGGGAATGACACCGGCGGCCCGCTGGACGCAGAGGACCAAGAGCTCGGCCGGCTGTTGCACCCCACGTTCAGGGCGGTCGCAAAGACAGCGTAG